The genomic segment TTCGAGCAACAGATCCCGGCCATAGGTAGCGGCCAGAAATTTGCGAAAAGTGTTTTTGGAATTACCGACAGCGAGCTGGCCCCAGATCTGACAAACCACTGAGCCTAAAAGCACACAACCCTTAGAATGAGATTTGAAGCCCTTAGATTTTTCACCTGCAACATTGCCCCAGTGAACCTGCACCGCTGAGCGATCAGGCACACGGACAAACTGGTAAACATAGCTTTTCCAGTGATCTGACCAACGAAGGATGAGTTTATAAATACCGATTGGAATGCAGGAAATACCGTTTGCATTATCAAGCCAGGGAAGCTCGATGGTGAAGCATTTGAAATTCACTTCCGGAATAGTCAGAACGCCGATAGTTCCTTGTTCAGTACTGGGGCGACGCACGATAAAAGCGTCAAGAGGAGGTAAATTTTTCATTACTTAGCCGCCTTGACCTTGAACCACTCCCAACAGGCCATACCCACGAAGCCAATGCCGCCAGTTGCAACAACCCTAACAACCGCACGCCAAAACGCCTTGCGACCTTCAAGCATGATACCGATAGCACCGTGATGAGCACGCATAGCCTTAACGCCCTGACAATGATTGCCGTCACCAAGATCACGCACCATGTCCATGAGCGTGCCGACTTCCTTGGCCGCTTCCGGCTCAAGATTGCACGTGCAAGTGCCTGTCTTCTGCATGGCGACAATGATGCCTTCAGTAACGGCTTCAGATATCTCTTTCTTTTGTTCTGGACTAAGATCACTCACAGCAAACTCCGGTTTGCCGTCCGCCCCCAAAGGTACGAGACGGACGACACGAGGATTAGAAGGAAAGCAAAGCCTCCACGCTTATGAAATCAGTAACATGGGGTTTTGGAGTGAGGACGTGAGAGATCGCCACAGATCAGCAGGGATCAGTGAAGGTAGGGTTGACAGGGTATTGGGGAGGAGTATTTGTACAGAAAGACTAGGAGAATTATAATATGAACAGTACAAGTTTAATAATCGAAGCTAAAAGTATGATATTTCCATTGCTAAATCCGGAAAGTTTTAGCGTGATAATTGCGGCAGTGGCACTGTATTTGTCATACAATAACATACGAAAATCTAATATAACAAAAAGAGACAGTGAAATAAGCTCATGCGCAGTGAGAGCTCTTGAACGAGCGTATAACGCACTCACTAATGGGAAGGTAAATATACCTCCAGAGGCAAATCGTTTAAATTGGTTAACAGCAGCACGACTAATTGAAAATTACAAAAAATTAAAAAGCACAATTAAATTAGAAGAATATAAAACTGTCTGTGAAGAATCTGAAGAGCATTGGAGACATCAATTTTATTTAATTCTTAATATGCATAATATTTCAAGTATAGACTATTACAAAGGGATAAAGCCACCCAATTCTTCGAATAGAGAATATTTAGAGCCAAGGTCACTAATCGTTATTTATAATTTTGCACTTTGGAGAAAAGACAAAAAAGATCCTATAGATTCTGTTGATTTAGTAAAAATATTGGAAGAAAAAAATATTTTTGATGGCAACTATGGATTAAGATATTATCTTCTTGAAGAACTTCCAAAGCGAGGCTACGAGATAGAAGAAGATAGAATGAACCAAGTAGTAGTTAAAGCTAAAGTAAATAAACAAAAATAATTTCTTCGATAAAGGCACCCCGCTCCCGCGGGGTGTTTCATTTAATATCATCTCCAATTCCTAACTCATCCTTACCCTACTTCCCAACCCCCTTTACCCTATCCCACATAGCCCTTGCCGCCTTCCGAGATTTCTCCGATCGTGGGGGGGGGGGGTCGATGGCATTGCCTCCGAAACTTGCTATCTGCAATTTCAGATATTCTAGGACATAGAGCATTTGTTCTGTAGTGATGGACACAAGACACAAAAAAGCCGCAAAACTATCGGGAGTTGATACAGCTTGCTAGTTAAGGAGTGTTGAAGTTCCTGAAAAAATAAAGCTAGAAAATGCGGTTTGTGTCAAGGGAGGGGAAACGGAAAAGAGAAAACGTCCCAGTGACTATTAGGGGCGATGAGTTTGGTGCACTTTTGTTTCTGTTTAGATATTGAAATTTTGACATATCTTTCTGGTGGGAAGCTCATCCAATCGACACTGAATGTCTTCAATCATTGGAGCTGCGCCCATCTCTTTATAAAGAGCTAGAGCCTTGCTCCATAGTTCCTCAGCTCCAACAAGGTCACCCTGGGTTTTGCGGATGTTGGCGAAGTTGCAGCAATCCGCAGCCATGCCTTCTTTGCGGCCCAGCTCTTTGTTGATTTTCTGAGATTTCAGATAAAATTCCTCAGCTCCAACAAGATCACCCTGAATTTGGCGGATATTGCCAAGGTTTCCATAATCCATAGCAATACTTTTTTTGCGTTGCATCGCTTCGTTAATTTTCAAAGATTTTAGATAATAGTCCTCAGCTCCAACAAGGTCGCCCTGCGTCTTACGGATGGTGCCGAGGTTACATAAATTCGTAGCAATGCCTTCTTTACGTCCTAGATCTTCGTTAATTTTCAGAGATTTTAGAAAGTAATCCTCAGCTTTAACAAGGTCACCCTGCATTTTACGAATGAGTCCAAGGTTGCTGCATTGAATGGCAATACCTACTTTGCGCTCGATCTCTTCATTAATTTTCAGAGATTTTAGATAATAGTCCTCAGCTCCAACAAGGTCGCCCTGAATTTGACGGATGTTGCCGATGTTGCCGTAATCCGCAGCCATGCCTTTTTTGTGTCCTAGCTCTTCTTCAATTCTCAGAGATTGCCGATGGTATTCTTCAGCTCCCTTAAGGTCCCCCTGAATTTCGCGGATAATTCCGATATTACAGTATTGTTTGGCCATGCCTTCTTTGTGTCCTAGCTCATCATTAATTTTTAGAGCTTTCAGATAGTATTCTTCAGCTGTATTTAATTTTCCGAGTCGTCTCAGCAAACGCCCTAATTTATTCAAGCCATCGGCATTATCTGGATCAAGTTCAACAGATTTTTGATAGGCTTCAAGGGCATTATGTGTGTCATTTCTAAATGCCAATGCGCCTAAACGTCGATAAGCATGAGCTGATTCAATTTTCTCTGCTTGGGATTGTGCATCAGTTTCTTTTGATTTCTTAAATTTATTTTCAGCGATATTACGAAATAAATCCTTTGCCTTGGCTGGATTACCCGTAAGAAGTTCACGTTCTGCTTCGTCTGCAAGTTGAGCTGTCTCGTCGTGCTTTTCTAATTCTCGCAAGCCTTCAACAGCATCTTTCAGGGCGCGGATTTCTTCGTCTTTGGATTGGAGACTTTGAGTTGCTTCGTTGAGTTGCCCCTCTGTCTTTTCGAGGCGATCATAAATTTTTTCTGCAAGAGCCCCAGAGTCTTCTTTTGGGGGAGAGGTGACAGTGATATTGACAGATGAACCGCTTTCTTTCCTGTTACGCTTGCTCAAAAGCCAAGCAATAAAGCCAGCAATCAGACCTAAAGTTGGAATTAAGACTCCCCAAAAAGAAATCTTTTCTGCATTAGGTAAAGCCCAAAACCAATTATATACTTTATCCCATAATCCCATCATGCTATTTACTCCAATCAAAAACTATCTAGGTTATTTTGCATTTTAATATCATTCAAAATATAGTTACGTTGTTCAACGGCAAACATTTTATTTTAATATGAAAGGACATAAAACATTACTTCACTAATAACAACAAGCAATTATTGATTCGCATTCGTAAATATCATGCTTCTCAGGAAACAGGTTGTTATTTTCAATTTATAAACTTTCCACCATTGACAATCGTACCAAAAGTGGTACATTTATAATTAAGGATCAACCTTAAAAAGCAATCACAAGGAAGTGACTGCTAATCAAAATTACAGGATGTACACGTTAATGAAAAAAATATCCGCTGCTTTTTACAAAACTGAAAAAGGAAAAGAACCTGTAAGAGAATGGCTTAAATCCCTGACAATTGAAGAGAAGAAAAAGATAGGGGAAGACATTCAAACAGCTGAATTTGGTTGGCCTATAGGAATGCCAACCTGTCGGAAACTTGGCAAAGGACTTAATGAAATAAGAACCAATGTTGCTGATAAATGGGCAAGAGTTTTCTTTTGTGTCACTGATGATTTTATGATTTTACTTCATGGAATCATGAAAAAAACAAATACGACTCCCAAGCAAGATATCGATTTAGCAAGAAAAAGAATGAATAATTATAATAAAAAATAATTTCATAAATATTTTAACAAAATGTTAGTATGTGGTGTTGTGAGAGACCAAGGTAAAGATGTAGGTAGACAAGGGGTGTGTGAGATGAAAAACGAACATTTAGGATCTTCGTTTGACGATTTTCTCATGGAAGAAGGAATTCAAGAAGAGGTAACGCGAAACGCATTAAAGAGAGTTATCGCGTGGCAAGTAACTCAAGCAATGGAAAGTGCTAAACTTTCAAAGACCGCTATGGCCAAGAAGATGGACACCAGCCGTTCAGCATTAGATAGATTGCTGGACCCAGAAAATTCCTCAGTCACAATTCAGACTTTGGAAAAAGCTGCACGGGCAGTAAACAAAAGACTTGTAATGTGCCTTGTAGATGAAGGTGAAACCGTGCATGACGCATGCTGCCAATGCGCAGCCGTTTAACACGCTATAAATAAGCGGATTTGCCTTAAAAAGCAGGTCCGCTTTTTAATTTGCAACATGGTTATACCCAACCCCAGTATTCTCCTTAACCCACTCCCACAACTCAGCCTTCTCCGCCATATACTTCCCTTCAACTTGGCGGATAGGCGAACCTTCCTCCTGCGCCCATGCCCGAACAGTATTGCGCCCTACCCCGAAAAGCTTGCCGATATTCTCCAGCCCCGTAACAATTTCAACCGGCCTGACAACCATATCAGTACCCTCCTACTGAATGGGTATTACCCGATAGCCGCCCGTTATTCTGCCATGCGCTCATATCTCCGTCTTCCAGATCCAGCCCTGCCAGCGCATAGAGCATTGCCGCCACTACCGGAAACTCTTCCAACTTGCGCCCTAGATCATCCCGATTCAGCGTATTGTATTCG from the Maridesulfovibrio frigidus DSM 17176 genome contains:
- a CDS encoding DUF5675 family protein, with protein sequence MKNLPPLDAFIVRRPSTEQGTIGVLTIPEVNFKCFTIELPWLDNANGISCIPIGIYKLILRWSDHWKSYVYQFVRVPDRSAVQVHWGNVAGEKSKGFKSHSKGCVLLGSVVCQIWGQLAVGNSKNTFRKFLAATYGRDLLLEIREA
- a CDS encoding tetratricopeptide repeat protein, which codes for MMGLWDKVYNWFWALPNAEKISFWGVLIPTLGLIAGFIAWLLSKRNRKESGSSVNITVTSPPKEDSGALAEKIYDRLEKTEGQLNEATQSLQSKDEEIRALKDAVEGLRELEKHDETAQLADEAERELLTGNPAKAKDLFRNIAENKFKKSKETDAQSQAEKIESAHAYRRLGALAFRNDTHNALEAYQKSVELDPDNADGLNKLGRLLRRLGKLNTAEEYYLKALKINDELGHKEGMAKQYCNIGIIREIQGDLKGAEEYHRQSLRIEEELGHKKGMAADYGNIGNIRQIQGDLVGAEDYYLKSLKINEEIERKVGIAIQCSNLGLIRKMQGDLVKAEDYFLKSLKINEDLGRKEGIATNLCNLGTIRKTQGDLVGAEDYYLKSLKINEAMQRKKSIAMDYGNLGNIRQIQGDLVGAEEFYLKSQKINKELGRKEGMAADCCNFANIRKTQGDLVGAEELWSKALALYKEMGAAPMIEDIQCRLDELPTRKICQNFNI
- a CDS encoding type II toxin-antitoxin system RelE/ParE family toxin: MKKISAAFYKTEKGKEPVREWLKSLTIEEKKKIGEDIQTAEFGWPIGMPTCRKLGKGLNEIRTNVADKWARVFFCVTDDFMILLHGIMKKTNTTPKQDIDLARKRMNNYNKK
- a CDS encoding helix-turn-helix domain-containing protein, with the protein product MKNEHLGSSFDDFLMEEGIQEEVTRNALKRVIAWQVTQAMESAKLSKTAMAKKMDTSRSALDRLLDPENSSVTIQTLEKAARAVNKRLVMCLVDEGETVHDACCQCAAV